The following coding sequences are from one Motacilla alba alba isolate MOTALB_02 chromosome 4, Motacilla_alba_V1.0_pri, whole genome shotgun sequence window:
- the SOWAHB gene encoding ankyrin repeat domain-containing protein SOWAHB, producing MARELSQEAVLDFLWAAGGRAPNTALLRHFQRFLRDPALTEQQRRERREYFKSLVNSLATVHPAAAPGASKDIVLRRRYRDLLDEELPPPEEQREQEEEENTEPQPPPPRRDPDGRRGPRGEAAEQGRPGGAGGCAARGRGGPCCECRRARRAAAAAAVPAPGPGTPPAPRQPRSRSPPPPPQPPPYRSQPPPYRSQPLSSGPWALRPGGTARPRPPALPSGPGALSPAVPPRSRSPPLPAAGLPSATASRSRTPPLPPGPEMPPPYSSPQPRSPPQPATGTPLLKAPRPAASPERRTPTGAVPSPLLSSGSRALSPRDLPPSRSLPLLSAPEVLPLSRSLQALPAGPSSSPLLLSGPEALASTRLLPSQSRSLQQLPTRPSPDLPRGSGGLTPKAPTQPQVLRPHPCQSLTLPSDPGILPPTRSPPPRSPPQSATLPSPSRSLQPPLARSPPSPSLRPAQGPAAPQAAESQPPAPLPVFRSIRRQLALSEAQGTPRSAHDDCGRQPRSVLAKSSPRNAASRGALVPLGQREHAWLVAMSAGCWAQVRELFLEEPELALQRDFISGFTVLHWLAKHGDGPGLRELAAAARQLGLALDVDARSGCGYTPLHLAAIHGHQLVIKVLVLQLGCQVQVRDGSGRRPWEYLGSSTSGEIWQLLEAPRGTIMFPTQPLARSVSSVGKVSPSTGRAALPACLRVQLGRGAASHQSGSDSD from the coding sequence ATGGCGCGGGAGCTGAgccaggaggctgtgctggactTCCTCTGGGCGGCCGGGGGGCGAGCCCCCAACACGGCGCTGCTCCGCCACTTCCAGCGGTTCCTGCGCGACCCGGCGCTGACGGAGCAGCAGCGGCGGGAGCGCCGCGAGTACTTCAAGAGCCTCGTCAACTCCCTGGCCACCGTCcaccccgccgccgcccccggcgcCTCCAAGGACATCGTCCTCCGCCGCAGGTACCGCGACCTCCTCGATGAGGAGCTGCCGCCGCCGGAGGAACAgcgggagcaggaggaggaggaaaacaccgagccgcagccgccgccgccccgacGCGACCCCGAcgggcggcgcggcccccgCGGGGAGGCGGCGGAGCAGgggcggcccggcggggcggggggctgcgccgcccggggccgcggcgggccGTGCTGCGAGTGCCGCCGGGCGcgccgcgctgccgccgccgccgccgtcccCGCGCCGGGCCCCGGGACACCGCCCgccccccggcagccccgctcccgctccccgccgcccccgccgcagCCGCCCCCGTACCGGAGCCAGCCACCCCCGTACCGGAGCCAGCCGCTGTCCTCGGGCCCCTGGGCGCTTCGCCCCGGCGGCACAGCGCGCCCCCGGCCCCCGGCGCTGCCGTCGGGTCCTGGGGCGCTGTCCCCCGCGGTGCCGCCGCGGTCCCGATCGCCGCCGCTGCCTGCCGCCGGGCTGCCCTCTGCCACGGCGTCCCGGTCGCGGACGCCACCGCTGCCACCGGGCCCGGAGATGCCGCCTCCCTACAGCTCGCCTCAGCCCCGATCTCCGCCGCAGCCCGCGACCGGGACGCCCTTGCTGAAGGCGCCACGGCCCGCAGCGAGCCCGGAGAGGCGAACCCCGACCGGAGCCGTCCCGTCCCCGCTGCTGTCATCGGGCTCCAGGGCGCTGTCCCCGCGCGACCTGCCCCCTTCCCGATCCTTGCCGTTGCTGTCCGCCCCGGAGGTGCTGCCCCTGTCCCGCTCCCTGCAGGCACTCCCTGCCGGCCCCTCCTCATCGCCACTGCTGTTGTCAGGCCCCGAGGCGCTCGCTTCCACCAGGCTGCTCCCATCGCAGTCCaggtccctgcagcagctccccaccaGGCCATCCCCAGACCTGCCGAGGGGATCCGGGGGGCTAACCCCCAAGGCACCGACCCAACCTCAAGTCCTGCGACCGCATCCGTGTCAAAGCCTGACACTGCCGTCAGATCCTGGGATCCTGCCCCCCACCAGGTCCCCCCCACCCCGATCCCCGCCACAGTCCGCCActctcccttccccatcccgctccctgcagccacccctTGCCAGGTCACCCCCATCCCCGTCCTTGCGGCCGGCACAGGGCCCCGCAGCGCCCCAAGCCGCAGAgagccagcccccagcaccGCTGCCCGTTTTCCGGAGCATCAGGCGCCAGCTCGCTTTGTCGGAGGCGCAGGGCACCCCCCGTTCAGCGCACGACGACTGTGGGCGGCAGCCCCGCTCCGTGCTCGCCAAGAGCTCCCCTCGGAACGCCGCAAGCCGGGGGGCCCTGGTGCCGCTGGGACAGCGGGAGCACGCCTGGCTGGTGGCAATGTCAGCGGGCTGCTGGGCTCAGGTGCGGGAGCTCTTTCTGGAAGAGCCCgagctggccctgcagagggacTTCATATCAGGCTTCACGGTCCTTCACTGGCTGGCCAAGCACGGCGACGGGCCGGGCCTGCGGGagctggcggcggcggcgcggcagCTCGGGCTGGCCCTGGACGTGGACGCCCGCTCGGGCTGCGGGTACACGCCGCTGCACCTGGCTGCCATTCACGGCCACCAGCTCGTCATcaaggtgctggtgctgcagctgggctgccaggTGCAGGTGCGGGACGGCAGCGGGCGCCGGCCGTGGGAATACCTGGGCAGCTCCACCTCGGGGGAGatctggcagctcctggaggcaCCCCGCGGCACAATCATGTTCCCCACGCAGCCCCTGGCCCGCAGCGTGTCCTCTGTCGGCAAGGTCTCGCCGTCCACCGGCAGGGCAgcgctgcctgcctgcctcagGGTGCAGCTCGGCCGTGGGGCAGCGTCCCACCAATCCGGCAGCGACAGCGACTGA